The DNA sequence CGCCCGGCGGTCTCCGGGTCGGATGTCAGTTCCAGCAGCGTGGAGCGCAGCACCTCGGCGGTGGCGTCGGCGGTGTCGATGCGGCGGGCGACGCCCAACTCCTGCAAGCGGTCGGCGTTGTCGAACTGGTCGACGGCCTGCGGCACCGCGATCATCGGCGTCCCGGTGTACAGCCCCTCGCCGGACCCGCCCATCCCCGCGTGCGTCACGAACGCGTCGGCCCGGTGCAGCACGGACAACTGCGGCACCCAGGAGTGGACCTCGACGTTGTCCGGGATCTCGCCCAGCTCGGCAGGGTCGACGAACTTGCCGACCTGGAGCACCACGTGCCACCCCGGCAGGTCGCCGAAGGCCCGCAGGCACTCGCGGTAGAAGGCGGGCCGGTTGGTGTAGGCGGAGCCCAGGGACACCAGCAACACCTTCTCCGCGTCCCGCGTGACTTCCGCTCCCTCGGGCCGCGTCCATTCGCCCTGGTCGGCGCGGTCACCCAGGCACGGGCCGACGAAGGTGACCGTGTCGGCGACGGTGTCGGCGAACGGCTGCATCTCGCGCGGCACCATCGCCAGGGCGCGGGCGGGCTTGCCCGCGAAGGAGGTGTGGTCGAGTTCGTGGACCCCGTTCTCCGCCAGCCAGGCGTCGAACTTGGCGAAGTGCTCGTCGGCGCCCGGCTGCGCGCGCAGCCAGCCCATGACCGTCTC is a window from the Streptomonospora litoralis genome containing:
- a CDS encoding macrolide family glycosyltransferase, coding for MVGVPAVSHVLPSLEIIRELVWRGHRVTYANDPVMSDLITDTGAELVPFTTTLPTEDGEWTDDPVKGMDIFLDDAISSLPTIRAAYEHDRPDVFLYDIGGYSARVLGINWGIPAVQLSPSYVAWADYDETVMGWLRAQPGADEHFAKFDAWLAENGVHELDHTSFAGKPARALAMVPREMQPFADTVADTVTFVGPCLGDRADQGEWTRPEGAEVTRDAEKVLLVSLGSAYTNRPAFYRECLRAFGDLPGWHVVLQVGKFVDPAELGEIPDNVEVHSWVPQLSVLHRADAFVTHAGMGGSGEGLYTGTPMIAVPQAVDQFDNADRLQELGVARRIDTADATAEVLRSTLLELTSDPETAGRLAEISARLQASGTSHAADLIEAELPG